One part of the Lotus japonicus ecotype B-129 chromosome 2, LjGifu_v1.2 genome encodes these proteins:
- the LOC130739658 gene encoding endochitinase A2-like codes for MKMKLAIAAVLAVSFVIGTCMGEQCGSQAGGAVCPGGACCSKYGWCGSSSDYCSNGCQSQCGGSGGGGGGGGGGGGGEGVGSIVPRDVFNQMLKHRSDGGCPARGFYSYDSFISASKAFPSFGNTGDVATRKREMAAFLGQTSHETTGGWPSAPDGPYAWGYCFNKERNPSDYCSPNSQYPCAPGKQYYGRGPMQISWNYNYGQCGRAIGVDLLNNPDAAANDAVVSFKTAIWFWMTAQSPKPSCHDVITGRWGGDQAGYGTITNIINGGLECGRGQDARVQDRIGFYKRYCDLLGVGYGDNLDCGSQRPFGTNSQPLIDTM; via the exons atgaagatgaagttAGCCATAGCAGCTGTGTTAGCAGTGTCGTTTGTAATAGGAACCTGCATGGGAGAGCAATGTGGAAGTCAAGCAGGGGGTGCTGTTTGCCCCGGTGGGGCATGTTGCAGCAAATACGGTTGGTGCGGTTCGAGCTCTGACTACTGCAGCAATGGTTGCCAGAGCCAATGCGGTGGcagtggaggtggaggaggcggtggtggtggtggtggaggcggtgaaGGTGTTGGGAGCATCGTCCCGAGGGATGTCTTCAACCAGATGTTGAAGCATCGTAGTGACGGAGGGTGCCCAGCTAGAGGGTTTTACTCGTATGATTCTTTTATTTCAGCTTCCAAGGCTTTCCCTAGCTTCGGTAACACTGGGGATGTCGCCACTCGCAAAAGAGAGATGGCTGCTTTCCTCGGCCAAACTTCTCATGAAACTACTG GGGGATGGCCAAGTGCACCAGATGGCCCATACGCTTGGGGATATTGCTTCAATAAGGAACGAAATCCAAGTGACTATTGCTCTCCAAACTCTCAATACCCTTGTGCTCCAGGCAAACAATACTACGGTCGGGGTCCAATGCAAATCTCATG GAACTACAACTACGGGCAATGTGGAAGAGCAATAGGTGTGGACTTATTGAACAACCCAGATGCAGCGGCAAATGACGCAGTGGTGTCGTTCAAGACAGCGATCTGGTTCTGGATGACAGCACAATCACCGAAGCCGTCATGCCACGACGTCATCACCGGAAGATGGGGTGGTGATCAGGCAGGGTATGGCACCATCACCAACATCATCAATGGAGGACTTGAATGCGGGAGAGGACAAGATGCCAGGGTGCAGGATCGCATTGGATTTTATAAGAGATATTGTGATTTGCTTGGTGTTGGATATGGCGATAACCTCGATTGTGGTTCGCAGAGACCATTTGGCACCAATTCACAGCCCCTTATCGACACCATGtag